The following proteins are co-located in the Noviherbaspirillum sp. UKPF54 genome:
- a CDS encoding ATP-binding protein, with product MKRFSIRHRLLALLLGSLTLVWIAMLALAYAEMREEVGELADAHMEQSARTLLLLDLQRLQLLSDAGAEHHSSHRPDHHFNDHDGDDDHAQHVDFQLWSRDGALLMRGPGSPAAAFDARDGYRTLDLDGGSWRSFALHDAQTGYQVRVFEPMRVRTGLLHKLARRMAQLLLPALPILALLIWIGIGRGLQPLTAMSRAIGARGAGNLQPLALERVPAEVQPLADALNNLLARLSQSIDRERSFTADAAHELRTPLAAIKVQAEVALAAQEERQRTEAIQQVIAGVHRTTHLVQQLLLLARLDHSDAAMIETVDLAALATECAANYAGEAERRGIELEMDTHGACLLAADPTALSVLIGNLLDNAIKYGRQGGHVLLRVERQQADVVVSVQDDGPGVAPAERARLTDRFYRASGSGVEGSGLGLSIVARIVQRYRGTIGFGEGLHGGGLGVRICLPA from the coding sequence ATGAAGCGCTTCTCCATCCGGCACCGCCTGCTGGCGCTGCTGCTGGGCAGCCTGACGCTGGTGTGGATCGCGATGCTGGCATTGGCCTACGCCGAAATGCGCGAGGAAGTCGGCGAACTGGCCGACGCGCACATGGAGCAGAGCGCGCGCACCCTGCTGCTGCTCGACTTGCAGCGATTGCAGCTGCTGTCCGATGCGGGCGCTGAACATCACTCCAGCCATCGGCCCGATCATCACTTCAACGATCACGACGGCGACGACGACCATGCGCAACACGTCGATTTCCAGCTGTGGAGCCGCGACGGCGCGCTGCTCATGCGCGGCCCCGGCTCGCCGGCCGCCGCATTCGATGCGCGCGACGGCTATCGCACGCTGGATCTCGACGGCGGCTCATGGCGCAGCTTTGCGCTGCACGATGCGCAGACCGGCTACCAGGTGCGCGTGTTCGAGCCGATGCGCGTGCGCACCGGCTTGCTGCACAAGCTGGCACGGCGTATGGCGCAGCTGCTGTTGCCGGCGCTGCCGATCCTGGCGCTGCTGATCTGGATCGGCATCGGCCGCGGCTTGCAGCCGCTCACGGCGATGTCGCGGGCGATCGGCGCGCGCGGCGCCGGCAACCTGCAGCCGCTGGCGCTTGAACGCGTCCCGGCCGAAGTCCAGCCGTTGGCCGATGCATTGAACAATCTGCTTGCCAGATTGTCTCAATCAATCGACAGGGAGCGCTCATTCACCGCCGATGCGGCACATGAACTGAGAACGCCGCTGGCTGCCATCAAGGTGCAGGCCGAAGTTGCGCTGGCCGCGCAAGAGGAACGCCAACGTACCGAGGCAATCCAGCAAGTCATCGCCGGTGTTCACCGTACCACCCATCTCGTGCAGCAACTGCTGTTGCTGGCGCGCCTCGATCATTCCGATGCGGCAATGATCGAGACGGTCGATCTGGCTGCATTGGCAACGGAATGCGCCGCGAATTACGCGGGCGAGGCCGAACGCCGCGGCATCGAACTCGAGATGGACACGCACGGCGCGTGCCTGCTGGCAGCCGATCCGACCGCGCTGTCGGTCTTGATCGGCAACCTGCTGGACAATGCGATCAAGTATGGCCGGCAGGGCGGGCATGTGCTGCTGCGCGTCGAGCGCCAGCAGGCGGACGTGGTGGTGAGCGTGCAGGACGATGGCCCGGGCGTGGCGCCGGCTGAGCGCGCGCGCCTGACCGACCGCTTCTATCGCGCCAGCGGCAGCGGCGTGGAAGGCAGCGGGCTGGGCCTGTCGATCGTGGCTCGCATCGTTCAGCGCTATCGCGGCACGATAGGCTTCGGAGAAGGATTGCACGGCGGCGGGTTGGGCGTGCGCATTTGCCTGCCCGCCTGA
- a CDS encoding L-asparaginase, whose translation MKPVAPGTVIFHRHRGYGVVTSVNLLTGWVAVRFGDEVRTLDLNLSHDELQHADGEPIRFRRDAPDRMPHARLMAMVRELHRAGYQQLYLYSWPKPSGLHWRWHLFAGQRNWIERPWREGWYGSGADYNFNPVLGWGDMPGATAQELARALAQFDPHGLAQALRRDEDHSAWFDAVCEALLPNYAYTLGWDMRDGPLPPHLPVIPVRRGVPAYSGPPLPWPPGWTRLWTGGRALVATGVRTNPAGAPSDVVR comes from the coding sequence ATGAAGCCTGTTGCCCCCGGCACCGTTATTTTTCACCGTCATCGCGGCTATGGCGTCGTTACCTCGGTCAACCTGTTGACCGGATGGGTAGCGGTGCGCTTCGGCGACGAAGTGCGCACGCTCGACCTGAACCTGTCGCACGACGAACTGCAACACGCCGACGGCGAGCCGATCCGCTTCCGGCGCGACGCACCCGACCGCATGCCCCATGCGCGCCTGATGGCGATGGTGCGCGAGCTGCATCGCGCCGGCTACCAGCAGCTGTACCTGTACAGCTGGCCGAAACCGTCCGGCCTGCACTGGCGCTGGCATTTGTTCGCCGGCCAGCGCAACTGGATCGAGCGGCCGTGGCGCGAGGGTTGGTATGGCTCGGGCGCGGATTACAACTTCAACCCGGTCCTGGGCTGGGGCGATATGCCGGGCGCGACGGCGCAGGAGCTGGCGCGCGCGCTGGCGCAGTTCGACCCGCACGGTCTTGCGCAGGCGCTGCGGCGCGACGAGGATCACAGCGCCTGGTTCGACGCGGTGTGCGAGGCGCTGCTGCCGAATTACGCCTACACGCTGGGCTGGGACATGCGCGACGGCCCGCTGCCGCCGCACCTGCCCGTCATTCCGGTGCGGCGCGGCGTACCGGCCTATTCCGGGCCGCCCTTGCCGTGGCCGCCGGGATGGACGAGGCTGTGGACGGGCGGGCGCGCGCTGGTAGCGACCGGCGTCAGAACAAATCCCGCTGGCGCCCCTTCAGACGTTGTTCGATGA
- a CDS encoding MOSC domain-containing protein, with the protein MRVVSVNLAAVGEMFIRQSEREHRIMTGIHKQPVTGAVRVKPLGLAGDEQADLTVHGGLDKAVYAYPSEHYAFWAAQRLAVFKREAPLPPGSMGENLTLEGILEREVWVGDRLHVGSAVLQVTEPRRPCYKFAAKMGFSHAVKMMVQSGFTGFYLRVIEEGEIAAGDTVTLAPGARNVSIAQLIEQRLKGRQRDLF; encoded by the coding sequence ATGCGAGTCGTGAGCGTGAATCTGGCCGCCGTCGGCGAAATGTTCATCCGCCAGTCGGAGCGCGAGCATCGAATCATGACGGGAATTCACAAGCAGCCTGTGACGGGCGCGGTGCGCGTCAAACCGCTCGGCCTGGCCGGCGACGAGCAGGCCGACCTGACCGTGCACGGCGGGCTCGACAAGGCGGTGTACGCGTATCCTTCGGAGCACTACGCGTTCTGGGCGGCGCAGCGACTGGCCGTGTTCAAGCGCGAGGCGCCGCTACCGCCCGGCTCGATGGGCGAGAACCTGACGCTGGAGGGCATCCTGGAGCGCGAAGTCTGGGTCGGCGACCGGCTGCACGTCGGCAGCGCCGTGCTGCAGGTGACCGAGCCGCGCCGGCCATGCTACAAGTTCGCCGCGAAGATGGGCTTTTCCCACGCGGTGAAGATGATGGTCCAGTCCGGCTTTACCGGCTTTTACCTGCGCGTGATCGAGGAAGGGGAAATCGCGGCCGGCGACACGGTGACGCTGGCGCCCGGCGCGCGCAATGTGTCGATCGCGCAGCTCATCGAACAACGTCTGAAGGGGCGCCAGCGGGATTTGTTCTGA